One window of the Ictidomys tridecemlineatus isolate mIctTri1 chromosome 11, mIctTri1.hap1, whole genome shotgun sequence genome contains the following:
- the Celsr2 gene encoding cadherin EGF LAG seven-pass G-type receptor 2 isoform X5, producing the protein MRTRAASVPLPTPPLPLPLPLPLLLLLLLLLLPLPPLLGDQVGPCRSLGSGGRGSSGACAPVGWLCPASASNLWLYTSRCRDAGIELTGHLVPHHDGLRVWCPESGAHIPLPPAPEGCPWSCRLLGIGGHLSPQGKLTLPQEHPCLKAPQLKCQSCKLAQVPGLRTGEGSPEESMGGRRKRNVNTAPQFQPPSYQATVPENQPAGTSVASLRAIDPDEGEAGRLEYTMDALFDSRSNHFFSLDPITGAVTTAEELDRETKSTHVFRVTAQDHGMPRRSALATLTILVTDTNDHDPVFEQQEYKESLRENLEVGYEVLTVRATDGDAPPNANILYRLLEGPGGSPSEVFEIDPRSGVIRTRGPVDREEVESYKLTVEATDQGRDPGPRSATATVFLSVEDDNDNAPQFSEKRYVVQVREDVTPGAPVLRVTASDRDKGSNALVHYSIMSGNARGQFYLDAQTGALDVVSPLDYETTKEYTLRVRAQDGGRPPLSNVSGLVTVQVLDINDNAPIFVSTPFQATVLESVPLGYLVLHVQAIDADAGDNARLEYRLAGVGHDFPFTINNGTGWISVAAELDREEVDFYSFGVEARDHGIPALTASASVSVTILDVNDNNPTFTQPEYTVRLNEDAAVGTSVVTVSAVDRDAHSVITYQITSGNTRNRFSITSQSGGGLVSLALPLDYKLERQYVLAVTASDGTRQDTAQIVVNVTDANTHRPVFQSSHYTVNVNEDRPAGTTVVLISATDEDTGENARITYFMEDSIPQFRIDADTGAVTTQAELDYEDQVSYTLAITARDNGIPQKSDTTYLEILVNDVNDNAPQFLRDSYQGSVYEDVPPFTSVLQISATDRDSGLNGRVFYTFQGGDDGDGDFIVESTSGIVRTLRRLDRENVAQYILRAYAVDKGMPPARTPMEVTVTVLDVNDNPPVFEQDEFDVFVEENSPIGLAVARVTATDPDEGTNAQIMYQIVEGNIPEVFQLDIFSGELTALVDLDYEDRPEYVLVIQATSAPLVSRATVHVRLLDRNDNPPVLGNFEILFNNYVTNRSSSFPGGAIGRVPAHDPDISDSLTYSFERGNELSLVLLNASTGELRLSRALDNNRPLEAIMSVLVSDGVHSVTAQCALRVTIITDEMLTHSITLRLEDMSPERFLSPLLGLFIQAVAATLATPPDHVVVFNVQRDTDAPGGHILNVSLSVGQPPGPGGGPPFLPSEDLQERLYLNRSLLTAISAQRVLPFDDNICLREPCENYMRCVSVLRFDSSAPFIASSSVLFRPIHPVGGLRCRCPPGFTGDYCETEVDLCYSRPCGPHGRCRSREGGYTCLCREGYTGEHCEVSARSGRCTPGVCKNGGTCVNLLVGGFKCDCPSGDFEKPYCRVTTRSFPARSFITFRGLRQRFHFTLALSFATKERNGLLLYNGRFNEKHDFVALEVIQEQVQLTFSAGESTTTVSPFVPGGVSDGQWHTVQLKYYNKPLLGQTGLPQGPSEQKVAVVSVDGCDTGVALRFGAILGNYSCAAQGTQGGSKKSLDLTGPLLLGGVPDLPESFPVRMRHFVGCMKNLQVDSRHVDMADFIANNGTVPGCPTKKNVCDSNTCHNGGTCVNQWDAFSCECPLGFGGKSCAQEMANPQLFLGNSLVAWHGLSLPISQPWHLSLMFRTRQANGVLLQAVTRGRSTITLQLREGHVVLSVEGTGLQASSLRLEPGRANDGDWHHTQLSLGASGGPGHAILSFDYGQQRAEGNLGPRLHGLHLSNITVGGVPGPASGVARGFRGCLQGVRVSEMPEGASSLDPSRGESINVEPGCSLPDPCDSNPCPANSYCSNDWDSYSCSCDPGYYGDNCTNVCDLNPCEHQSVCTRKPSAPHGYTCECPPNYLGPYCETRIDQPCPRGWWGHPTCGPCNCDVSKGFDPDCNKTSGECHCKENHYRPPGSPTCLLCDCYPTGSLSRVCDPEDGQCPCKPGVIGRQCDRCDNPFAEVTTNGCEVNYDSCPRAIEAGIWWPRTRFGLPAAAPCPKGSFGTAVRHCDEHRGWLPPNLFNCTSVTFSELKGLAERLQRNESGLDSGRSQRLALLLRNATQHTAGYFGSDVKVAYQLATRLLAHESAQRGFGLSATQDVHFTENLLRVGSALLDAANKRHWELIQQTEGGTAWLLQHYEAYASALAQNMRHTYLSPFTIVTPNIVISVVRLDKGNFAGAKLPRYEALRGERPPDLETTVILPESVFREMTSVVRPAGPGEAQEPEELARRQRRHPELSQGEAVASVIIYRTLAGLLPHNYDPDKRSLRVPKRPVINTPVVSISVHDDEELLPRALDKPVTVQFRLLETEERTKPICVFWNHSILVSGTGGWSARGCEVVFRNESHVSCQCNHMTSFAVLMDVSRRENGEILPLKTLTYVALGVTLAALLLTFLFLTLLRALRSNQHGIRRNLTAALGLAQLVFLLGINQADLPFACTVIAILLHFLYLCTFSWALLEALHLYRALTEVRDVNAGPMRFYYMLGWGVPAFITGLAVGLDPEGYGNPDFCWLSIYDTLIWSFAGPVAFAVSMSVFLYILAARASCAAQRQGFEKKGPVSGLQPSFAVLLLLSASWLLALLSVNSDTLLFHYLFAACNCVQGPFIFLSYVVLSKEVRKALKFACSRKPSPDPALTTKSTLTSSYNCPSPYADGRLYQPYGDSAGSLHSASRSGKSQPSYIPFLLREESTLNPGQVPPGMGDPGGLFLEGQDQQHDGGPGPGKAPWPGDFGTTAKESSGSGAPEERPRENGDALSRDVSLGSLPGSSAQPHKGILKKKCLPTISEKSSLLRLPLEHGTGSSRGSSASEGSRGGLPPRPPPRQSLQEQLNGVMPIAMSIKAGTVDEDSSGSEFLFFNFLH; encoded by the exons GCCACAGTGCCTGAGAACCAGCCAGCGGGAACCTCTGTTGCATCACTCCGTGCCATCGATCCAGATGAGGGAGAGGCAGGTCGGCTGGAGTACACCATGGATGCCCTCTTTGATAGCCGCTCCAACCATTTCTTCTCCTTGGACCCAATCACTGGTGCTGTCACCACAGCAGAGGAGCTGGATCGGGAGACCAAGAGTACCCATGTCTTCAGGGTCACTGCACAGGATCATGGTATGCCTCGAAGGAGTGCCCTGGCTACACTCACCATTTTGGTGACTGACACCAATGACCATGACCCTGTTTTTGAGCAGCAGGAGTACAAGGAGAGCCTCAGGGAGAACCTGGAGGTTGGCTATGAGGTGCTCACTGTCAGGGCCACGGATGGTGATGCTCCCCCCAATGCCAATATTCTGTACCGCCTGCTGGAGGGGCCTGGGGGCAGCCCTTCGGAAGTCTTTGAAATTGACCCTCGATCTGGTGTGATCCGCACCCGTGGCCCAGTGGATCGGGAAGAGGTGGAGTCCTACAAGCTGACAGTGGAAGCAACTGACCAGGGTCGGGACCCAGGTCCACGGAGTGCCACAGCCACTGTTTTTCTGTCTGTGGAGGATGACAATGACAATGCCCCTCAGTTTAGTGAGAAGCGTTATGTGGTCCAGGTGCGAGAGGATGTGACCCCAGGGGCACCAGTACTCCGTGTCACAGCCTCGGACCGGGACAAGGGTAGCAATGCCCTGGTGCACTATAGCATCATGAGTGGCAATGCTCGGGGACAGTTTTATCTGGATGCCCAGACTGGGGCCCTGGATGTGGTGAGTCCTCTTGACTATGAGACAACCAAAGAGTATACTCTACGGGTGCGGGCACAGGATGGGGGTCGGCCCCCACTGTCTAATGTCTCTGGCCTGGTAACAGTGCAAGTCCTGGATATTAATGATAATGCCCCTATCTTTGTCAGCACCCCTTTCCAAGCTACTGTCCTGGAGAGTGTCCCCTTAGGCTACTTGGTTCTCCATGTCCAGGCAATTGATGCTGATGCTGGTGACAATGCCCGCCTGGAGTACCGCCTTGCTGGAGTTGGGCATGACTTCCCTTTCACCATCAACAATGGCACAGGCTGGATCTCTGTGGCTGCTGAACTGGACCGGGAGGAAGTTGATTTCTATAGCTTTGGGGTAGAAGCCCGAGACCATGGCATCCCAGCACTCACTGCCTCAGCCAGTGTCAGTGTAACCATCCTGGACGTCAACGATAACAACCCAACCTTTACCCAGCCAGAGTACACAGTTCGGCTCAATGAGGATGCAGCTGTGGGCACCAGTGTAGTGACTGTGTCAGCTGTGGACCGAGATGCTCATAGTGTCATCACATACCAGATCACCAGCGGTAACACCCGCAACCGCTTCTCCATCACCAGTCAGAGTGGCGGTGGGCTGGTGTCCCTCGCCTTGCCACTGGACTACAAACTTGAGAGGCAGTATGTGTTGGCTGTTACTGCCTCTGATGGCACAAGGCAGGATACAGCACAGATTGTGGTGAATGTCACTGATGCCAACACCCATCGTCCGGTCTTTCAGAGCTCCCACTATACAGTGAATGTTAATGAGGACCGGCCAGCAGGCACCACGGTGGTGCTGATCAGTGCTACAGACGAGGACACAGGTGAGAATGCCCGTATTACCTACTTTATGGAGGACAGCATCCCCCAGTTCCGTATTGATGCAGACACAGGGGCTGTCACCACCCAGGCTGAACTAGACTATGAAGACCAGGTGTCTTATACCTTGGCCATCACTGCTCGGGACAATGGCATTCCCCAGAAGTCTGACACCACCTACCTGGAGATTCTGGTGAATGACGTGAATGACAATGCTCCTCAGTTCCTCCGGGATTCCTATCAGGGCAGTGTCTATGAGGATGTGCCCCCTTTCACCAGTGTCCTGCAGATCTCAGCCACTGATCGTGACTCTGGTCTTAATGGCCGGGTATTCTATACCTTCCAAGGAGgtgatgatggagatggtgaCTTTATTGTAGAGTCCACTTCAGGCATAGTGAGAACACTGCGCAGGCTAGATCGTGAGAATGTGGCCCAGTACATCTTACGAGCATATGCAGTGGACAAGGGGATGCCCCCAGCCCGCACACCCATGGAAGTGACAGTCACTGTGTTAGATGTGAACGACAATCCACCTGTCTTTGAGCAGGATGAGTTTGATGTGTTTGTGGAAGAGAACAGCCCCATTGGGCTGGCCGTGGCCCGTGTCACGGCCACTGACCCTGATGAAGGCACCAATGCACAGATCATGTACCAGATTGTGGAGGGTAACATCCCTGAGGTCTTCCAGTTGGATATTTTTTCTGGGGAGCTGACTGCCCTGGTGGACTTAGACTACGAGGACCGGCCTGAATACGTCCTGGTCATCCAGGCCACATCAGCTCCACTGGTGAGCAGGGCTACTGTCCATGTCCGCCTCCTTGACCGCAATGATAACCCACCAGTGCTGGGCAACTTTGAAATCCTTTTCAACAACTATGTCACCAACCGCTCGAGCAGCTTCCCTGGGGGTGCCATTGGCCGAGTGCCTGCTCATGACCCTGACATCTCGGACAGCCTGACTTACAGCTTTGAGCGGGGAAATGAACTCAGCTTGGTCCTACTCAACGCTTCCACGGGAGAGCTGAGGCTGAGCCGGGCACTGGATAACAACCGGCCTCTGGAGGCCATCATGAGCGTGTTGGTGTCAG ATGGCGTTCACAGCGTGACAGCCCAGTGTGCACTGCGCGTCACCATTATCACAGATGAGATGCTCACACACAGTATCACGTTGCGCCTGGAAGACATGTCGCCCGAGCGCTTCCTGTCACCACTGCTGGGCCTCTTCATTCAAGCGGTGGCCGCCACGTTGGCCACGCCCCCGGACCACGTGGTGGTCTTCAACGTGCAGCGGGACACCGACGCCCCCGGTGGCCACATCCTCAACGTGAGCCTGTCAGTGGGCCAGCCACCGGGACCCGGGGGTGGGCCGCCCTTTCTGCCCTCCGAAGACCTGCAGGAGCGCCTGTACCTCAATCGCAGCCTGCTGACGGCCATCTCGGCGCAGCGCGTGCTGCCCTTCGACGACAACATCTGCCTGCGCGAGCCCTGTGAGAACTACATGCGCTGCGTGTCGGTCCTGCGCTTCGACTCCTCGGCGCCCTTCATCGCCTCCTCCTCCGTGCTCTTTCGGCCCATCCACCCGGTCGGGGGCCTGCGCTGCCGTTGCCCACCAGGCTTCACCGGAGACTACTGTGAGACGGAGGTGGACCTCTGCTACTCGCGCCCCTGCGGTCCCCACGGGCGTTGCCGCAGCCGTGAGGGAGGCTACACCTGCCTCTGCCGTGAGGGCTACACGG GTGAGCACTGTGAGGTGAGTGCCCGCTCAGGCCGTTGCACCCCAGGTGTCTGCAAGAATGGGGGTACCTGTGTCAACCTGCTAGTGGGCGGTTTCAAGTGTGACTGCCCATCTGGGGACTTCGAGAAGCCCTACTGCCGGGTGACCACGCGCAGCTTCCCTGCCCGCTCCTTTATCACCTTCCGTGGCCTGCGCCAGCGCTTCCACTTCACCCTGGCCCTCTC GTTTGCCACTAAGGAGCGCAACGGGCTGCTGTTGTACAATGGGCGCTTCAATGAGAAGCATGACTTTGTGGCCCTTGAGGTGATTCAGGAGCAGGTTCAACTCACCTTCTCTGCAG GAGAGTCGACCACCACCGTGTCACCATTTGTACCTGGAGGGGTCAGTGATGGCCAGTGGCACACGGTGCAGCTGAAGTACTATAATAAG CCACTGTTGGGCCAGACGGGGCTCCCGCAAGGCCCATCTGAACAGAAGGTGGCTGTGGTGTCTGTGGATGGCTGTGATACAGGAGTGGCTCTGCGCTTTGGAGCTATACTGGGCAACTACTCCTGTGCTGCTCAGGGCACCCAGGGTGGCAGCAAGAA GTCTCTGGATCTGACAGGGCCCCTGCTGCTGGGTGGGGTGCCCGACCTGCCTGAGAGCTTCCCTGTCCGAATGCGGCACTTTGTGGGCTGCATGAAGAACTTGCAAGTGGACAGCCGGCACGTAGACATGGCCGACTTCATTGCCAACAATGGCACTGTGCCTG GATGCCCCACCAAGAAGAACGTGTGTGACAGCAACACTTGCCACAATGGGGGCACCTGCGTGAACCAGTGGGATGCGTTCAGCTGCGAGTGTCCCCTGGGCTTCGGGGGCAAGAGCTGTGCCCAGG aaATGGCCAATCCCCAGCTCTTCCTGGGCAACAGCCTTGTGGCCTGGCACGGCCTCTCACTGCCCATCTCTCAGccttggcacctcagtctcatgtTCCGCACACGCCAGGCCAATGGCGTCCTGCTACAGGCTGTCACCAGGGGACGCAGCACCATTACTCTACAG CTTCGAGAGGGCCACGTGGTGTTGAGTGTGGAGGGCACAGGGCTTCAGGCCTCGTCCCTCCGTCTGGAGCCAGGTCGGGCCAATGATGGTGACTGGCACCACACACAGCTGTCACTGGGAGCCAGCGGGGGCCCTGGCCATGCCATCCTGTCCTTCGACTACGGGCAACAGAGGGCAGAGGGAAACCTGGGCCCCCGCCTTCATGGGCTGCACCTGAGCAACATTACAGTCGGGGGAGTCCCTGGGCCTGCCAGTGGTGTGGCCCGAGGCTTCCGGGGCTGTTTGCAG GGTGTGCGGGTAAGTGAGATGCCCGAGGGTGCCAGCAGTCTTGATCCCAGCCGTGGGGAGAGCATCAACGTGGAACCAGGATGTAGCTTGCCAGACCCCTGTGACTCCAACCCGTGTCCTGCTAACAGCTACTGCAGCAATGACTGGGATAGCTATTCCTGCAGCTGTGATCCAG GTTACTATGGTGACAACTGTACTAATGTGTGTGACCTGAACCCTTGTGAGCACCAGTCTGTGTGTACCCGCAAACCTAGTGCTCCCCATGGCTACACCTGTGAATGTCCCCCAAATTACCTTGGGCCATACTGTGAGACCAG GATCGACCAGCCTTGCCCCCGTGGCTGGTGGGGACACCCCACATGTGGCCCATGCAACTGTGACGTCAGCAAAGGCTTTGACCCAGACTGCAACAAGACAAGCGGCGAGTGCCACTGCAAG GAGAATCACTACCGGCCTCCTGGCAGCCCCACCTGCCTCCTGTGTGACTGCTACCCCACGGGCTCTTTGTCTCGAGTCTGTGACCCTGAGGACGGCCAGTGTCCATGCAAACCTGGTGTCATCGGGCGCCAGTGTGATCGCTGTGACAACCCTTTTGCTGAAGTCACTACAAATGGCTGTGAAG TGAATTATGACAGCTGCCCACGGGCTATCGAGGCTGGGATCTGGTGGCCCCGCACCCGTTTTGGGCTGCCCGCTGCTGCCCCATGCCCTAAAGGCTCCTTTG GGACCGCTGTGCGCCACTGTGATGAACACAGGGGCTGGCTGCCCCCAAACCTCTTCAACTGCACGTCAGTCACCTTCTCAGAGTTGAAGGGTCTC GCTGAGCGGCTGCAGCGGAACGAATCAGGCCTGGACTCAGGACGCTCCCAGCGGCTGGCCCTGCTCCTGCGCAATGCTACACAGCACACCGCTGGCTACTTTGGCAGTGATGTCAAAGTGGCCTACCAGCTGGCCACACGGCTGCTGGCTCACGAGAGTGCCCAGAGAGGCTTTGGGCTGTCTGCCACACAGGATGTGCACTTCACTGAG AATCTGCTGCGAGTGGGCAGCGCCCTTCTGGATGCAGCCAACAAGCGGCACTGGGAACTGATACAGCAGACGGAGGGCGGCACCGCCTGGCTGCTCCAGCACTACGAGGCCTACGCCAGCGCCCTGGCCCAGAACATGCGGCACACCTATCTAAGCCCCTTCACCATTGTCACGCCCAACATTG TCATCTCTGTAGTGCGCTTGGACAAGGGGAACTTTGCTGGGGCCAAGCTGCCCCGCTATGAAGCACTGCGAGGAGAGCGGCCCCCAGACCTAGAGACGACAGTCATTCTACCCGAGTCTGTCTTCAGAG AGATGACCTCTGTGGTcaggcctgctggccctggggaggCCCAGGAACCTGAGGAGCTGGCACGGCGGCAGCGGCGGCACCCGGAGCTGAGCCAGGGAGAGGCTGTGGCCAGCGTCATCATCTACCGCACCCTGGCTGGGCTACTGCCCCACAACTACGACCCAGACAAGCGCAGTCTGAG AGTCCCCAAGCGTCCAGTCATCAACACCCCTGTGGTGAGCATCAGCGTCCATGATGATGAGGAGCTCCTGCCTCGAGCCCTGGACAAGCCAGTCACTGTGCAGTTCCGGCTGCTGGAGACTGAGGAGCGGACCAAGCCCATCTGTGTCTTCTGGAACCACTCTATCCT GGTCAGTGGCACGGGTGGCTGGTCAGCCCGAGGCTGTGAGGTTGTCTTCCGCAACGAGAGCCATGTCAGCTGCCAGTGCAACCACATGACGAGCTTCGCTGTGCTCATGGACGTGTCCCGGCGGGAG AATGGAGAGATCCTGCCCCTGAAGACACTGACATATGTGGCCCTAGGGGTCACCTTGGCTGCCCTGCTGCTCACCTTCCTCTTCCTCACCCTTCTTCGCGCCCTGCGCTCCAATCAGCATGGCATCCGACGCAACCTGACAGCCGCCCTGGGCCTGGCTCAGCTGGTCTTCCTCCTGGGAATCAACCAGGCTGACCTGCCT TTTGCTTGCACAGTCATTGCCATCCTGCTGCACTTCCTGTACCTCTGCACCTTTTCCTGGGCTCTGCTGGAGGCCTTGCACCTGTACCGGGCACTCACAGAGGTCCGTGACGTCAATGCCGGCCCCATGCGCTTCTACTACATGCTGGGCTGGGGCGTGCCTGCCTTCATCACAG GCCTAGCTGTGGGCTTGGACCCTGAAGGATATGGAAACCCTGACTTCTGCTGGCTCTCCATCTATGACACGCTCATCTGGAGTTTCGCTGGTCCTGTGGCCTTTGCAGTCTCG ATGAGTGTCTTCCTGTACATCCTGGCAGCCCGGGCCTCCTGTGCTGCCCAGCGGCAGGGCTTCGAGAAGAAAGGCCCTGT CTCTGGCCTGCAGCCTTCCTTTGCTGTCCTCCTGCTGCTGAGTGCCTCGTGGCTGCTGGCACTGCTGTCTGTCAACAGTGACACCCTTCTCTTCCACTACCTCTTTGCCGCCTGCAATTGTGTCCAG GGCCCTTTCATCTTCCTCTCCTACGTGGTGCTTAGCAAGGAGGTCCGGAAAGCACTCAAGTTTGCCTGCAGCCGCAAACCCAGCCCTGACCCTGCTCTGACCACCAAGTCCACCCTGACCTCG TCCTACAACTGCCCCAGCCCCTATGCAGACGGGCGACTGTACCAGCCCTATGGAGACTCAGCTGGCTCCCTGCACAGTGCCAGCCGCTCAGGCAAGAGCCAGCCCAGCTACATCCCCTTCTTGCTGAG GGAAGAATCCACCCTGAACCCTGGTCAAGTTCCCCCAGGCATGGGGGACCCAGGAGGCCTCTTCCTGGAAGGTCAAGACCAACAGCACG ATGGGGGCCCAGGGCCTGGGAAGGCCCCCTGGCCAGGAGACTTTGGAACCACAGCAAAGGAGAGCAGTGGCAGTGGGGCCCCCGAGGAACGGCCACGGGAAAATGGAGATGCCCTGTCTCGGGATGTGTCCTTGGGCTCCCTTCCGGGCTCTTCTGCCCAGCCTCACAAAG GCATCCTCAAGAAGAAGTGTCTTCCCACCATCAGTGAGAAGAGCAGCCTCCTGAGGCTTCCCCTGGAGCACGGCACGGGCTCTTCTCGGGGTTCTTCAGCCAGCGAAGGCAGCCGGGGTGGGCTCCCTCCCCGCCCACCTCCCCGGCAGAGTCTCCAGGAACAGCTGAACGGTGTAATGCCCATCGCCATGAGCATCAAGGCAGGCACGGTGGATGAGGACTCTTCAGGCTCCGA ATTTCTCTTCTTTAACTTCCTGCATTAA